Proteins found in one Thermogemmata fonticola genomic segment:
- a CDS encoding LysR family transcriptional regulator, which produces MPLELHQLRYFVAVAETGSFTRAAEREGITQPTLSEQILRLESKQHGVGQRLFDRLGRKVVLTEAGQRLLQYAHQILAAVQEAERTVQDCGEQSQLRVGAIPTIAPFVLPAVLARFRQQHPLVQVQLLEDVTERLVAALRNGELDVGVMALPLRDDHLHVERLWSEPLVAALPAQHRLISRDALRWADLKDEPFILLDDVHCLGDQVLSLCRQGGVEPKVVCRGEQIVTLLALVAAGQGVTIVPEMAAASNWGQGCVFRSLVRPVPHRTLCAVWHKHRYRPAVLRHFIALLRKD; this is translated from the coding sequence ATGCCGCTGGAATTGCACCAGTTGCGATACTTTGTCGCCGTGGCGGAGACCGGCAGCTTCACGCGGGCGGCGGAACGGGAAGGGATCACCCAGCCGACTTTGAGCGAACAGATTCTCCGCCTGGAGAGCAAGCAACACGGGGTCGGCCAGCGACTGTTCGATCGCCTCGGCAGAAAGGTCGTGCTGACAGAAGCCGGCCAGCGTCTGTTACAGTATGCCCACCAGATTCTGGCGGCGGTACAGGAAGCAGAGCGTACCGTCCAGGACTGCGGCGAACAGAGCCAATTGCGAGTGGGAGCCATCCCGACTATCGCTCCGTTTGTGTTGCCCGCGGTACTGGCTCGCTTCCGCCAACAACACCCCCTCGTTCAGGTTCAATTGCTGGAAGATGTCACCGAACGCCTCGTGGCAGCTTTACGCAACGGCGAACTGGATGTGGGAGTCATGGCCCTGCCCCTGCGAGATGACCATCTCCATGTGGAGCGGCTCTGGAGTGAACCGTTGGTCGCGGCCCTGCCAGCCCAGCACCGGCTCATCTCGCGCGACGCCCTGCGGTGGGCCGACTTGAAAGACGAACCCTTCATCCTGCTCGACGACGTACATTGCCTGGGGGATCAGGTTCTCAGTTTGTGCCGACAGGGAGGAGTGGAACCGAAGGTCGTGTGCCGCGGCGAGCAGATTGTCACTCTGCTCGCCCTGGTGGCTGCCGGTCAAGGAGTCACCATCGTACCCGAAATGGCTGCCGCCAGCAATTGGGGCCAGGGGTGTGTCTTCCGCTCATTGGTTCGCCCGGTTCCGCACCGGACTTTGTGCGCCGTTTGGCACAAGCATCGCTATCGCCCCGCTGTGCTGCGCCATTTCATCGCTTTGCTCCGCAAAGATTGA
- the hisS gene encoding histidine--tRNA ligase — translation MSDVIPPRTLSGFRDYLPSVMLAREEILRRVREVYRSYGYTPIDTPACEALDILLGKGGEESDKLIYRVRSAKGEKEEMGLRFDLTVPFARFAAQYLNQFGLPFKRYAMGPVWRGERPGQGRYREFWQCDFDIIGTMSNAADIEVALVIHDLLLALDVQRFAIHINSRLLLNGWLAQQGLQDQAVPLLRALDKLPKIGRDKVAEEMIRAAQVSSAQAEQVLRLAELRGSSTELLDRVQAEFASPVPPLAQEGLRRLRELLEVVHAVGVPPERIVIDLSICRGLDYYTGTVYETFLTDLPGIGSICSGGRYDNLAGKYTRQVLPGVGASLGLDRLVAALEELHHPLLNQRHTPAEVLIVQFDAERLADYQRLARQLRAAGVAVEVYPEAKKIGQQLSYAEKRGLRCALIAGSEEFARGLWKIKDLSRRVETTVPAAAVVEAVQAVLRSPPCDGAGAKSA, via the coding sequence GTGTCGGATGTTATCCCGCCTCGGACCTTGTCGGGGTTCCGCGACTATCTGCCCTCGGTGATGCTCGCCCGCGAGGAAATTTTGCGCCGGGTCCGTGAAGTTTATCGTTCCTACGGCTACACGCCGATTGATACTCCGGCCTGTGAAGCCCTCGACATCCTCTTGGGTAAGGGAGGGGAAGAGTCGGATAAGCTGATTTACCGCGTCCGCAGTGCCAAAGGGGAAAAAGAGGAAATGGGACTGCGGTTCGACCTGACCGTTCCCTTCGCTCGGTTTGCAGCCCAGTATCTGAATCAGTTTGGTCTGCCCTTCAAGCGCTACGCCATGGGACCGGTCTGGCGTGGGGAACGACCTGGACAGGGTCGCTACCGGGAGTTCTGGCAATGCGACTTCGACATCATCGGGACGATGTCGAATGCTGCGGATATCGAGGTAGCTTTGGTCATCCATGATCTGCTGCTGGCCTTGGACGTGCAACGCTTCGCCATCCACATCAATAGCCGCCTGTTGCTCAACGGTTGGTTGGCCCAGCAGGGTTTGCAGGATCAGGCGGTGCCGCTGTTGCGCGCCCTAGACAAGCTCCCCAAGATCGGGCGGGACAAAGTGGCGGAAGAGATGATACGGGCGGCCCAGGTGAGTTCTGCTCAGGCCGAGCAAGTTCTGCGACTGGCGGAATTGCGCGGTTCTTCCACCGAGCTATTAGATCGCGTGCAGGCCGAGTTTGCCTCTCCCGTGCCCCCTCTAGCCCAAGAGGGTTTACGCCGCCTGCGAGAGTTGCTCGAAGTGGTTCATGCTGTGGGAGTGCCGCCGGAACGGATCGTCATCGACCTGAGCATCTGCCGCGGGTTGGATTATTACACAGGTACGGTGTACGAAACCTTTCTGACGGATCTGCCGGGCATTGGCAGCATTTGTAGCGGCGGGCGGTACGATAATTTGGCCGGTAAATACACACGGCAGGTGCTACCCGGTGTGGGCGCCTCCTTGGGTTTGGACCGTCTTGTGGCCGCGCTGGAAGAATTGCATCATCCGTTATTGAACCAGCGGCATACACCGGCGGAGGTGCTGATCGTGCAGTTCGATGCGGAACGCCTGGCGGACTATCAGCGCCTGGCCCGTCAGTTGCGTGCAGCGGGAGTCGCGGTCGAAGTTTATCCTGAAGCGAAAAAGATTGGTCAACAACTGTCTTACGCAGAAAAACGCGGCCTGCGGTGCGCCCTGATTGCTGGCTCCGAGGAGTTCGCCCGTGGCCTGTGGAAGATCAAGGACCTCTCCCGGCGTGTGGAAACCACGGTACCGGCCGCCGCGGTGGTCGAGGCTGTCCAGGCTGTGCTTCGTTCGCCGCCATGCGATGGAGCGGGAGCCAAGTCGGCATGA
- a CDS encoding site-2 protease family protein: protein MREPLTWGLPLFRLFGVRIKIHVLFLLVVIGLILRMALAETQAIAWTDLVLFWGVLLFVIVLIHEYGHVFAARSVGGDAREVMLWPLGGFASVDVPWNPRAHLVSAAGGPLANAILCLVIALVILAAGYWPNLDPFSNPFVAELKSYRDGRIYTSHYGLRFYPSENGAMEESPLRPWERGMFHDFEMVPRVKMERAIAPTWIVWLHRAFYLSWLLLLFNLIPAYPLDGGRMLQSFVWSRSDYEQGATIAGYSGFVMGGLFLILAIAINESLLLALSIFMFFEAWRLAYWEPEARGAFGYDFSAGYTSLRFDEENEPQTVRKSWWQRWREARQARQRKREQEQLARDEARMDELLDKIARCGKEALTEEERRFLERMSARKRNMS, encoded by the coding sequence ATGCGCGAGCCGCTGACGTGGGGGCTTCCTCTATTCCGGCTCTTCGGAGTTCGGATCAAGATCCATGTTCTGTTTCTCCTCGTGGTGATAGGTTTGATCTTGCGCATGGCCTTGGCGGAAACCCAGGCCATTGCTTGGACCGACCTGGTGCTGTTCTGGGGTGTTCTGCTCTTCGTGATCGTTTTGATTCATGAGTACGGCCATGTGTTCGCGGCCCGATCCGTGGGCGGAGATGCACGGGAGGTGATGCTTTGGCCTCTGGGAGGCTTTGCCTCAGTCGATGTGCCGTGGAATCCCCGCGCCCATCTGGTCTCGGCAGCGGGCGGACCGCTGGCCAATGCGATTCTCTGTCTAGTGATTGCTCTGGTTATACTGGCAGCAGGCTACTGGCCCAACCTGGATCCTTTTTCCAATCCCTTCGTCGCTGAATTGAAGAGCTACCGGGATGGACGTATCTACACCAGCCACTACGGCCTGCGGTTCTATCCGAGTGAAAACGGCGCGATGGAGGAATCCCCCCTGCGGCCCTGGGAACGGGGGATGTTCCACGATTTTGAGATGGTTCCCCGCGTGAAGATGGAGCGAGCCATAGCCCCGACCTGGATTGTTTGGCTACACCGCGCGTTCTATCTCAGTTGGTTGCTGCTGCTCTTCAACTTGATACCGGCCTATCCCCTGGATGGCGGGCGGATGCTTCAGAGCTTCGTTTGGTCCCGGAGTGATTACGAGCAGGGGGCCACGATTGCCGGTTACAGCGGTTTTGTGATGGGAGGGTTGTTTTTGATCCTGGCGATTGCCATCAATGAGTCGCTGCTGCTGGCCTTGTCGATCTTCATGTTTTTTGAGGCTTGGCGCCTGGCGTACTGGGAGCCGGAGGCGCGGGGTGCTTTTGGCTACGACTTTTCGGCGGGTTATACCAGCTTGCGCTTCGATGAGGAAAACGAGCCGCAGACCGTGCGCAAAAGTTGGTGGCAGCGCTGGCGAGAAGCCCGACAGGCCCGGCAACGGAAACGGGAACAGGAACAATTGGCCCGCGACGAGGCTCGCATGGATGAACTTCTGGACAAAATCGCCCGCTGCGGAAAGGAGGCCCTGACGGAAGAAGAACGCCGCTTTCTGGAACGGATGAGCGCCCGCAAGCGGAACATGTCGTAA
- a CDS encoding HYExAFE family protein, which yields MKRNNLYEQAFAAWARRWGAVVLPLAEIHRQPFPNGPLKTPDFLVLGQGGPEGARLVVDVKGRRFGGTQDHPRSEWPNWCHASDLEALPSWAAHLGPSFRPVLAFVYALADHAVLPPGTPDLFRFRDQCYLMRGVDVYAYRQHMRPRSTRWQTVFLSRSDFRHLVRPFSWFLDDSLEHRTSADDDATPSEPFLPPPDMSRRRQEPAETNGQETARVRGQLE from the coding sequence ATGAAGCGGAACAATCTCTACGAGCAGGCCTTCGCTGCTTGGGCACGCCGCTGGGGTGCCGTGGTTCTCCCGTTGGCCGAAATCCACCGCCAGCCGTTCCCGAACGGGCCGCTGAAGACGCCGGATTTCCTAGTCCTCGGCCAGGGTGGGCCAGAGGGCGCGCGGCTGGTCGTCGACGTCAAAGGGCGGCGCTTTGGCGGCACTCAGGACCACCCCCGCTCCGAATGGCCCAACTGGTGCCATGCCAGTGATCTAGAAGCCTTGCCGAGCTGGGCGGCCCATCTGGGGCCTAGCTTCCGCCCCGTCCTGGCCTTTGTCTACGCGCTGGCCGATCATGCGGTTCTCCCCCCCGGCACCCCTGACCTGTTCCGCTTCCGAGACCAATGCTATCTGATGCGTGGCGTCGATGTCTACGCTTACCGGCAGCACATGCGGCCCCGCAGCACGCGCTGGCAAACCGTCTTTCTTTCTCGGTCCGACTTTCGCCATCTGGTCCGCCCTTTCTCCTGGTTTCTTGATGACTCGCTGGAGCATCGAACTTCTGCCGATGACGATGCCACACCATCGGAGCCGTTTCTTCCGCCGCCGGATATGTCACGTCGGAGACAAGAGCCGGCGGAAACCAACGGCCAGGAAACGGCCAGAGTTCGTGGTCAGTTGGAATAG
- a CDS encoding NUDIX hydrolase yields the protein MSPELISQRQIVYTGRKIQVATDLLTTVDGRQVRRDVVIHPGAVVILPVLDRHQIVLLKNYRFIVEDTLWEVPAGTLESGEEPQQAAIRELAEETGYQAARWHYHGFVYASPGVLTEKMHLFFALDLTPGPAHPEADEHLQPVILSLQTALEMIRRGDIRDAKTVTTLLLWDRFYADQFLPPSTS from the coding sequence GTGTCCCCAGAGCTGATCTCCCAGCGGCAGATCGTCTACACAGGCCGCAAAATCCAAGTCGCCACCGACCTGCTCACCACCGTTGACGGCCGACAGGTTCGCCGCGATGTAGTCATTCATCCTGGTGCGGTCGTGATCCTTCCTGTCCTCGATCGCCATCAGATCGTACTGCTGAAAAATTACCGCTTCATCGTTGAGGATACCCTTTGGGAAGTACCCGCGGGCACTTTGGAAAGCGGCGAGGAGCCTCAGCAAGCCGCGATTCGAGAACTCGCCGAGGAAACCGGCTACCAGGCAGCTCGCTGGCACTATCACGGCTTCGTTTATGCCTCACCTGGGGTGCTGACCGAGAAAATGCACCTGTTTTTCGCCCTCGACTTGACCCCTGGCCCAGCTCATCCCGAAGCGGATGAACACCTCCAGCCTGTGATCCTCTCCCTCCAAACCGCCTTGGAAATGATCCGCCGCGGTGACATCCGGGATGCCAAAACCGTCACCACCCTACTCCTGTGGGATCGCTTCTACGCAGATCAATTCTTGCCGCCATCCACCTCCTAA
- a CDS encoding sialidase family protein, which yields MGIDTGRTWKRFRWLGLLVILLALILSRSELSSLEPTTRTETDLVQWEVATFEADITIPLGHPCMGGGVADAKEIVDPLWAKGFVLRPAGVRQKDDERLASVPAGKSAYFPLVVVALDWCQCNNDSYDRWREALAEAAGTTRERVFLATVHQHDAPICDLRAQQLLDQAGKKGWHCDPQFHETAVQRTVRALRTALDKPKRITHIGLGQAKVERIASNRRVVSADGRISWSRGSRSGDIFNAPEGEIDPWLKTISFWDGDTPILAWSCYAVHPMSYYGQGQVSADFPGLARARRQRDDPRVFQMYFTGCAGDVTAGKYNTGTPENRPQLAERLYQAMLAAWKNTQRFPLQSADFRSAPLYLPPRDEGKFTVAQMRRILADEKATRWQRISAAMGLSWRERVAAGRPIDVPCLDFNRGQALFLVLPAEAFVGYQLAAQKLRPDSFVMAVGFGDGAPGYIPTDRCWKEGYNDDYCWVAPMTDAILLDVLRQVLNVPESDASKVPPPLLAEKTAWNARIPLIRREVIYQELSPTFQWFHPRAAAIPPTGDSPHPTVILTLQKHLVASDYYSGLYVMRSEDLGRTWQGPKPVPELDWIRQPDGTVLAMCDVTPGYHPLTGKVIALGCSVYYDSQGRQLQDRPRCSQVAYAVYDPKTDRWARWQILELPPLEKFQFLARNGCGQWVVENDGSLLVPIYFAPRANMPFAVTVLRCRFDGQKLIYREHGDELFLNEVRGLSEPSLIQCGGMYYLTIRHDRRGYVTRSKDGLHWEPLRPWTFDDGSELGSYNTQQHWVCHEGELYLVYTRRGAQNDHIPRHRAPLWIARVDRDKLQVLRSTEQVVLPERGAMMGNFGAAPVTSREWWITVGENLLPQRTANRTKPDPRGADGSVLLGRLTWPKSER from the coding sequence ATGGGAATAGACACAGGCCGGACTTGGAAGCGGTTCCGCTGGCTGGGACTGCTCGTCATTCTTCTCGCCCTCATCCTCTCTCGATCCGAGCTATCCAGCTTGGAACCGACGACGAGGACCGAGACGGATCTGGTGCAGTGGGAAGTGGCCACTTTCGAGGCGGACATCACCATTCCCCTCGGACATCCCTGCATGGGTGGCGGAGTGGCCGATGCCAAGGAAATTGTCGATCCGCTGTGGGCGAAAGGTTTCGTCTTGCGGCCGGCCGGGGTTCGCCAAAAAGACGACGAACGCCTAGCCTCCGTTCCTGCGGGGAAATCGGCTTACTTTCCTTTGGTGGTCGTGGCGCTGGATTGGTGCCAATGCAACAATGATTCCTACGACCGTTGGCGGGAAGCTTTAGCCGAGGCTGCCGGGACGACGCGGGAACGCGTTTTTTTGGCCACCGTACATCAACACGATGCTCCCATTTGCGACCTGCGCGCCCAACAGTTACTGGATCAGGCCGGTAAGAAAGGCTGGCACTGCGATCCGCAATTCCACGAAACCGCGGTACAACGGACGGTTCGCGCTTTACGAACTGCCTTGGACAAACCCAAGCGCATCACGCACATCGGCTTAGGCCAGGCCAAAGTCGAGCGCATCGCCTCTAATCGCCGTGTCGTCTCTGCCGATGGGCGGATTAGCTGGAGCCGTGGCAGTAGAAGTGGCGACATTTTCAACGCCCCGGAAGGCGAAATTGACCCCTGGCTCAAGACCATCAGTTTTTGGGACGGCGATACGCCGATCCTGGCATGGAGTTGCTATGCCGTCCATCCCATGAGCTATTACGGCCAAGGGCAAGTCTCCGCGGACTTTCCCGGCCTAGCACGAGCACGGCGGCAACGGGACGATCCTCGCGTGTTCCAGATGTACTTCACCGGTTGTGCCGGAGATGTGACCGCGGGCAAATACAACACCGGCACTCCCGAAAACCGTCCCCAATTGGCCGAACGGCTCTACCAGGCCATGCTTGCCGCCTGGAAAAACACTCAGCGGTTCCCCTTGCAATCGGCGGATTTTCGCTCGGCCCCGCTTTACCTCCCGCCGCGCGATGAAGGGAAGTTTACCGTGGCGCAAATGCGGCGCATACTCGCGGACGAAAAGGCCACCCGTTGGCAGCGCATTTCCGCGGCGATGGGGCTGAGTTGGCGAGAACGTGTTGCTGCCGGCCGACCTATTGACGTACCCTGTTTGGACTTCAATCGCGGCCAAGCTCTTTTCCTCGTTTTGCCTGCAGAGGCGTTCGTCGGCTATCAACTCGCTGCTCAAAAACTCCGCCCCGATTCGTTCGTTATGGCCGTGGGCTTTGGCGACGGAGCGCCCGGCTACATCCCCACGGACCGCTGCTGGAAAGAAGGGTATAACGACGACTACTGCTGGGTGGCGCCGATGACGGATGCCATCCTTCTCGATGTGCTGCGGCAAGTCTTGAATGTTCCAGAAAGCGATGCCTCGAAAGTCCCACCGCCTCTGCTGGCCGAAAAAACTGCCTGGAACGCGCGCATTCCCCTCATTCGGCGTGAGGTGATTTATCAGGAACTTAGCCCGACGTTTCAATGGTTCCATCCACGAGCCGCGGCTATTCCTCCCACCGGTGATAGTCCCCATCCCACGGTCATTCTAACCTTACAGAAACACCTGGTAGCCAGTGATTACTACTCCGGCTTGTACGTGATGCGCTCGGAGGATTTGGGGCGTACTTGGCAAGGCCCCAAACCTGTCCCAGAGTTGGATTGGATACGACAGCCGGACGGCACCGTCCTGGCCATGTGCGACGTGACACCGGGCTATCATCCTCTTACGGGCAAAGTCATCGCCTTGGGCTGCTCAGTCTATTACGACTCCCAGGGCCGGCAGTTGCAAGACCGCCCGCGTTGCTCCCAGGTGGCTTATGCCGTCTACGATCCCAAAACCGACCGCTGGGCGCGCTGGCAAATCCTGGAACTGCCTCCGCTGGAGAAATTCCAGTTCCTGGCTCGCAACGGCTGCGGACAATGGGTCGTCGAAAACGATGGTTCCCTGCTGGTACCGATCTATTTCGCGCCTCGTGCGAACATGCCTTTCGCCGTCACGGTGCTGCGGTGCCGTTTCGATGGGCAGAAACTCATCTACCGCGAACACGGAGATGAACTCTTCCTCAACGAAGTTCGCGGCTTGAGCGAACCCTCGCTGATTCAGTGCGGCGGCATGTATTACCTCACCATTCGCCATGATCGCCGGGGTTACGTCACCCGGAGCAAGGACGGCTTGCATTGGGAACCGCTCCGCCCCTGGACATTCGACGACGGCTCCGAGTTGGGCAGCTACAACACCCAGCAGCATTGGGTCTGCCACGAGGGCGAGCTATACCTTGTTTACACCCGCCGGGGTGCTCAGAACGACCACATCCCTCGGCATCGGGCGCCACTTTGGATAGCTCGTGTGGATCGGGACAAGTTACAGGTTCTGCGGAGCACGGAGCAAGTGGTCCTGCCGGAACGCGGAGCCATGATGGGCAACTTCGGAGCGGCACCGGTTACCTCACGCGAATGGTGGATCACAGTTGGGGAGAATCTCTTGCCTCAACGCACCGCTAACCGAACTAAGCCCGATCCTCGCGGCGCCGACGGCAGCGTCCTCTTAGGACGACTAACTTGGCCGAAAAGCGAGCGCTAA
- a CDS encoding sugar phosphate isomerase/epimerase family protein, producing MKAMRLGLVIESTGLPLRQAIDEAARLGVSGIQVDAVEALAPDALSATGRRDFGQLLRSLGLELSALHVPLRRGLDVAEGQQARMDHIGKVIRLAADLHCRRVVLPCPKIPQEEDSPRGRTLRETLSDLARRADLYGVFLALELGWDAADTVTSYLGRFDTGQLKVTFDPANYLVHGYEPLAELAKLSGWVVHVHARDARPAGLARGQQEVPLGAGEVDWLALTAALQVMNYDGVLAVERLEGERRLEDVRAGVAFLRRFLLPPDL from the coding sequence ATGAAAGCCATGCGTTTGGGATTGGTGATTGAATCCACGGGTTTGCCGCTGCGGCAAGCGATCGACGAGGCAGCTCGGTTGGGGGTGAGCGGCATCCAAGTGGATGCCGTGGAAGCTTTGGCTCCGGATGCTCTCAGTGCGACGGGCCGGCGGGATTTCGGGCAGTTGTTGCGCAGTCTGGGGTTAGAGTTGTCGGCGTTACATGTTCCGTTGCGGCGGGGTTTGGATGTGGCGGAGGGACAACAGGCCCGCATGGACCACATCGGCAAGGTAATCCGCTTGGCAGCGGATCTGCACTGCCGGCGTGTGGTCCTGCCTTGCCCGAAAATACCCCAGGAGGAAGACTCCCCCCGCGGGCGAACCTTGCGGGAAACCTTGAGCGATCTGGCTCGACGAGCCGACCTCTATGGCGTCTTCCTGGCTTTGGAGTTGGGTTGGGATGCTGCGGACACGGTGACGAGCTATCTGGGCCGCTTCGATACCGGCCAGCTCAAAGTAACGTTCGATCCCGCCAATTATCTGGTGCATGGTTATGAGCCGTTAGCCGAGTTAGCCAAGCTGAGCGGCTGGGTAGTACACGTCCATGCCCGCGATGCTCGGCCCGCAGGATTGGCCCGCGGACAGCAAGAGGTTCCCTTGGGAGCCGGCGAAGTCGATTGGCTGGCTCTCACTGCGGCCTTGCAGGTGATGAACTACGACGGCGTGCTGGCTGTGGAACGCCTGGAAGGAGAACGGCGGCTCGAAGACGTCCGTGCCGGCGTGGCCTTTCTGCGGCGTTTCCTGCTGCCTCCTGACCTGTGA
- the selA gene encoding L-seryl-tRNA(Sec) selenium transferase — MNETHSVMNETNPLRRLPAVSRVLEEAALVEARQSYGLAAVTAAVRQVLAEMRQRLQAGQTLDTEELAPAHLAQQALLHLRRQCGPSLRPVINATGIVLHTNLGRAPLSEAAAQAAYEAARSYVNLELDLHGGQRSHRQEHVRQALCRLSGAEWATVVNNCAAATILVLRAVAGGGKEVLVSRGQLIEIGGSFRIPEIMAVSGATLREVGTTNITRLSDYERATGPQTAAAMRIHTSNYRLRGFTRTVALEDLVSWARRRQLAVIDDIGSGLAVDLSPWGLTGEPILSSSIRAGADLVVCSGDKLLGGPQAGLILGRKEWLERIERDPFFRAVRPDKMTLAALTATLQHYEDPALALNHVPVLRLLTTPAEQLQARCQSLLERLQSRSFPAAMQVLAQTAYAGGGSLPEIALPTYVLQIRPHQGSEEEWAYRLRMGEPPVIARRAQGCLWLDLRTVFPYQEDMLIQRLCQVAQSLAGPLDSP, encoded by the coding sequence ATGAACGAAACCCATTCCGTGATGAACGAAACCAATCCCTTGCGGCGTTTGCCAGCAGTGTCACGGGTCCTCGAGGAAGCGGCGCTGGTCGAGGCCCGGCAGAGCTATGGCCTAGCCGCAGTGACGGCAGCCGTGCGACAGGTGCTGGCTGAGATGCGGCAACGTTTGCAGGCGGGGCAAACGCTGGATACCGAGGAACTCGCCCCGGCTCATTTGGCCCAGCAGGCCCTGCTCCACCTAAGGCGGCAGTGTGGACCTTCCTTGCGGCCCGTGATCAATGCCACAGGTATTGTCCTGCACACTAACCTCGGGCGCGCACCTCTGTCGGAAGCGGCGGCCCAGGCAGCTTACGAAGCGGCCCGCAGCTACGTTAACTTGGAGCTGGACCTGCACGGGGGCCAACGGTCGCACCGCCAGGAGCATGTCCGCCAGGCCTTGTGCCGCCTCAGCGGGGCCGAGTGGGCTACCGTCGTCAACAATTGCGCCGCGGCGACCATTCTGGTCCTGCGAGCCGTGGCAGGAGGCGGCAAGGAAGTTCTCGTTTCCCGCGGCCAGTTGATCGAAATCGGGGGCAGCTTCCGCATACCGGAGATCATGGCTGTCAGCGGTGCGACACTCCGGGAGGTTGGCACGACCAACATCACCCGCCTGAGTGATTATGAACGGGCAACAGGCCCTCAGACAGCGGCGGCCATGCGCATCCACACCAGCAATTACCGCCTCCGGGGATTCACTCGCACTGTAGCGCTGGAAGACCTGGTCTCGTGGGCCCGCCGGCGGCAACTGGCCGTCATCGACGACATCGGCAGCGGCCTGGCGGTCGATCTGTCCCCCTGGGGATTGACGGGCGAACCGATACTTTCCTCTAGTATTCGCGCTGGGGCAGATTTAGTCGTGTGTAGCGGGGACAAGCTCCTGGGCGGTCCACAGGCTGGACTGATCCTCGGCCGAAAGGAATGGCTGGAACGCATCGAGCGGGACCCCTTTTTCCGAGCAGTCCGGCCGGACAAGATGACCCTGGCGGCCTTGACGGCCACGCTCCAGCATTATGAGGATCCGGCCCTCGCCCTGAACCATGTTCCCGTCCTACGGCTCCTGACGACTCCCGCGGAGCAATTGCAAGCCCGCTGTCAGTCTCTTCTCGAACGCCTGCAAAGCCGATCCTTCCCCGCCGCGATGCAGGTATTGGCTCAGACCGCCTATGCTGGCGGGGGTTCTCTCCCGGAGATTGCTTTGCCCACCTACGTCTTGCAAATCCGACCCCATCAAGGCTCGGAGGAAGAATGGGCCTACCGTTTGCGGATGGGGGAGCCACCAGTGATCGCCCGGCGAGCGCAAGGATGCCTCTGGCTGGACCTGCGCACCGTCTTTCCCTACCAGGAGGACATGCTAATCCAGCGCCTCTGCCAGGTGGCACAGTCTCTCGCGGGGCCACTGGATTCCCCATAA